In a single window of the Pandoraea pulmonicola genome:
- a CDS encoding flagellar hook-basal body complex protein FliE: protein MTTQSIQQVGAQMRSEMANLARQAMAAPGDAISGNVKSPSDMSFGHAMLSTVEGVDNLQHAAEDKMEAVDSGKSDDLIGAMVASQEASLSFSMLTQVRNKLASAVDDLLKMQI, encoded by the coding sequence GCGCAGATGCGCAGTGAGATGGCCAATCTGGCGCGGCAGGCGATGGCGGCGCCGGGCGACGCGATCTCGGGCAACGTCAAATCTCCCTCGGACATGAGTTTTGGCCACGCCATGCTTTCCACCGTCGAGGGGGTGGACAACCTCCAGCATGCCGCGGAAGACAAGATGGAAGCGGTTGATAGCGGAAAAAGCGATGACCTGATTGGTGCCATGGTCGCCAGCCAGGAGGCCAGCCTGTCGTTTTCGATGCTCACGCAAGTGCGCAACAAGCTCGCGAGCGCTGTCGACGATCTGCTGAAGATGCAGATCTGA
- the fliF gene encoding flagellar basal-body MS-ring/collar protein FliF: MPSPATLSKVVPLVLLAVALTAFATLYMRYDQSSYKPLFGAREQVPLDSMVSVLDADGIKYRIHPDTGQVLVPSSELGRARLLLAAKGVTAKLPEGLEQVGSNDPLGTSQFVQDVRFRRGLEAELVKSIVSMDPIESARVHLSIAKSSSFVMMDGEKSSASVVLTLKPGQRLSREQIAAVINLVAGSVPNLAPERVSVVDQSGAFLSARVDLTDDPIGSGDAVARYRETTMRSVQDLLAPTLGMDNFRVSVTPVVNNDRVEETREQFGEAPKVVNEAIRDEKNRDRTALGVPGSLSNRPVEATTATQNADGGTMRNAATRQFAYDRNVMQIKHSRGRLERLSVAVVLNNAVSPTKGQPWSDEQLKHIDTLLRNGLGMDASRGDQLVVSAMNFPSAPQPQPWWEERTTLEQGAWYAAYAVMALLGFLLVVRPLLRITQQWVEYRYAPRTLKEIEPDVSDATDALVVGQQVPLLANDEQAPDKKIRGSSMLPLMDDIELPPADSGVEILISHLQTLCEKEPERVAEVVKQWIQNDGNLNR, translated from the coding sequence ATGCCGTCGCCGGCGACGCTGTCGAAGGTCGTGCCGCTCGTGCTGTTGGCGGTCGCGCTGACGGCATTCGCGACGCTGTACATGCGCTACGACCAGTCGAGCTACAAGCCGCTGTTCGGCGCGCGCGAACAGGTGCCGCTCGACAGCATGGTGTCGGTGCTCGACGCTGACGGGATCAAATACCGCATCCACCCTGATACAGGGCAGGTGCTCGTGCCGTCGTCCGAACTCGGACGCGCGCGGCTTCTGCTCGCGGCCAAGGGCGTGACGGCCAAGTTGCCTGAAGGGCTGGAGCAGGTCGGCAGCAACGACCCGCTTGGCACCAGTCAGTTCGTGCAGGACGTGCGTTTTCGCCGGGGGCTGGAGGCGGAGCTCGTCAAGAGCATCGTGTCCATGGACCCGATCGAGTCGGCGCGCGTGCACCTTTCGATCGCGAAATCGTCTTCGTTCGTGATGATGGACGGTGAGAAGAGCTCCGCGTCGGTGGTGCTCACGCTCAAGCCGGGGCAGCGCCTGTCCAGGGAGCAGATCGCCGCGGTCATCAATCTGGTGGCCGGAAGTGTGCCCAACCTGGCCCCCGAGCGCGTGTCCGTGGTCGATCAATCCGGTGCATTCCTGTCCGCCCGCGTGGACCTGACCGATGATCCGATCGGCAGCGGCGACGCCGTGGCGCGCTACCGCGAAACCACAATGCGCAGCGTGCAGGATCTGCTCGCGCCCACGCTCGGCATGGACAACTTCCGCGTCAGCGTGACGCCGGTCGTCAACAACGATCGTGTGGAAGAGACCCGGGAGCAGTTCGGCGAGGCCCCGAAGGTGGTGAACGAGGCGATTCGCGACGAGAAGAATCGTGACCGTACGGCATTGGGGGTGCCGGGCTCGCTGAGCAACCGTCCGGTGGAGGCAACCACGGCAACGCAGAACGCCGACGGCGGCACGATGCGCAACGCCGCTACCCGCCAGTTCGCCTACGACCGCAACGTCATGCAGATCAAGCACAGCCGTGGTCGGCTGGAGCGGCTGAGCGTCGCCGTGGTGCTCAATAACGCGGTATCGCCTACCAAGGGCCAGCCGTGGTCGGACGAGCAGCTCAAGCACATCGACACCCTTCTGCGCAATGGCCTGGGCATGGACGCTTCGCGCGGCGATCAACTTGTGGTGTCCGCGATGAATTTCCCGAGCGCGCCTCAGCCGCAACCGTGGTGGGAAGAGCGCACCACGCTGGAACAGGGCGCGTGGTACGCCGCCTACGCCGTGATGGCGCTGCTGGGTTTTCTGCTCGTCGTCCGTCCGCTGCTGCGTATCACGCAGCAGTGGGTCGAGTATCGATATGCGCCGCGCACCCTCAAGGAGATCGAGCCGGACGTTTCCGACGCGACCGACGCTCTGGTCGTTGGACAGCAAGTCCCATTGCTCGCAAACGACGAGCAGGCACCGGATAAGAAGATTCGCGGAAGCAGCATGCTTCCGCTCATGGACGACATCGAACTTCCACCCGCCGATTCCGGTGTGGAGATCCTGATCTCGCATCTGCAGACCCTCTGCGAGAAGGAGCCGGAGCGTGTCGCGGAAGTCGTCAAACAGTGGATTCAAAATGACGGAAACCTCAATCGCTGA
- a CDS encoding FliG C-terminal domain-containing protein, with amino-acid sequence MTETSIAERQAPGSVDQAAIVLLSMGEARAADVLRCLSRSELLKVTHAMSDMGGVKVDAVRDALQKFFGQYREQSGIHGASRVFLQRALDLALGHDIANTVLDKIYGDRIRPKMARLEWVSARWLAQHIADEHVRMQALFLAFLPPAQASKVVEALPPEMRDVVLLHVAKLDEVDHLLLLELEELIESCLRNLDLQSASVEGVRQAADIINRLPGDRMQLIELLRAHDPDVVSEIEVSLYHFDMLARQSDAVVGRIIDVVTLEQWAVALKGADGSVLRTLQRAMPRRQVQAFEDIMRRTGPVPNARVEQTRREIMARVKALVDAEEIELLLGDEDEVA; translated from the coding sequence ATGACGGAAACCTCAATCGCTGAACGTCAGGCGCCGGGCTCGGTCGATCAGGCCGCCATCGTGCTGCTCAGCATGGGCGAGGCGCGTGCTGCCGACGTGCTTCGATGCCTGTCCAGGTCCGAGTTGCTCAAGGTCACGCACGCCATGTCGGACATGGGCGGAGTGAAGGTCGACGCCGTCCGGGACGCTTTGCAGAAGTTCTTCGGCCAGTACCGGGAACAAAGCGGAATTCATGGTGCGTCCCGAGTATTCCTGCAGCGTGCGCTCGATCTCGCGCTGGGACATGACATCGCCAACACGGTGCTCGACAAGATCTACGGCGATCGGATCCGCCCGAAGATGGCGCGTCTGGAATGGGTGTCTGCGCGCTGGCTCGCACAGCACATTGCCGACGAGCACGTGCGCATGCAGGCGCTTTTCCTGGCGTTCCTGCCTCCGGCGCAGGCGAGCAAGGTGGTCGAGGCATTGCCCCCGGAGATGCGCGACGTCGTATTGCTCCATGTGGCCAAACTCGACGAAGTCGATCACCTCTTGCTTCTGGAGCTCGAAGAGTTGATCGAATCGTGTCTGCGGAATCTGGATCTCCAGAGCGCCAGCGTCGAGGGCGTGCGTCAGGCCGCGGACATCATCAATCGCCTGCCGGGCGATCGCATGCAGTTGATCGAATTGTTGCGCGCGCACGACCCCGACGTGGTCTCCGAGATCGAAGTCAGCCTGTATCACTTCGACATGCTGGCACGTCAGTCCGATGCCGTGGTGGGGCGCATCATCGATGTCGTCACGCTGGAACAATGGGCGGTTGCGCTCAAGGGCGCGGACGGTTCGGTGCTCCGCACGCTGCAGCGCGCCATGCCGCGCCGGCAGGTTCAGGCGTTCGAGGACATCATGCGTCGTACCGGACCGGTGCCGAACGCGCGGGTCGAGCAGACGCGCCGCGAGATCATGGCCCGCGTCAAGGCATTGGTCGATGCCGAAGAGATCGAACTGCTCCTGGGCGATGAGGACGAAGTCGCGTGA
- the fliH gene encoding flagellar assembly protein FliH, translated as MKGYFSYRFPPLSACVRNAATGPYTASSESGGSPLADQERALQQAIADGYQEGMERGYQDGFERGEVDGLAQGFEQGEAEGAHAALDNARRAVRAEFDGLADTLGTALQAVRKLHADYQEARRNELIELVAKVARQVVRCELALQPGQMLALVDEALGAMPATAEAPEVHLNPEECARLVALLPERASHWTLVPDAALAPGECRVKAGGHEADAGCAHRLEACMEQVGRQLNAASVATLALDGSSAPDTLPAAEPAIEEAE; from the coding sequence GTGAAAGGCTATTTCTCCTACCGCTTTCCGCCGTTGTCCGCCTGTGTTCGCAATGCCGCAACCGGGCCGTACACCGCCAGCTCCGAAAGTGGCGGCTCCCCTCTTGCCGATCAGGAGCGCGCCTTGCAGCAGGCGATTGCCGACGGTTATCAAGAGGGCATGGAGCGCGGCTATCAGGATGGGTTCGAGCGCGGCGAAGTCGACGGCCTGGCGCAGGGTTTCGAGCAGGGCGAGGCAGAGGGCGCGCATGCGGCCCTCGACAACGCGCGCCGCGCCGTGCGCGCCGAATTCGATGGGCTGGCCGACACACTCGGCACAGCACTTCAGGCCGTGCGGAAATTGCATGCGGATTATCAGGAGGCGCGCCGTAACGAGTTGATCGAACTCGTCGCCAAGGTCGCCAGACAGGTCGTGCGCTGCGAACTGGCGTTGCAACCCGGCCAGATGCTCGCGCTCGTCGATGAGGCGTTAGGCGCGATGCCGGCTACCGCCGAGGCGCCGGAGGTGCATCTGAATCCCGAAGAGTGCGCGCGCCTGGTCGCTTTGCTGCCCGAACGCGCGAGCCATTGGACGCTGGTGCCCGACGCGGCACTGGCGCCGGGCGAATGCCGGGTGAAGGCAGGTGGCCATGAAGCGGACGCCGGGTGCGCGCATCGTCTGGAGGCTTGCATGGAACAGGTCGGTCGCCAACTGAACGCTGCATCCGTAGCCACGCTCGCGTTAGACGGGAGCTCGGCGCCCGACACGTTGCCGGCCGCGGAGCCCGCCATCGAGGAGGCGGAATGA